Proteins co-encoded in one Anaerolineales bacterium genomic window:
- the rplO gene encoding 50S ribosomal protein L15 yields MNLHDLKPRPGAKRARTRVGRGIAAGKGKTAGRGTKGQGARAGSGGKLYRQGGNLPFYRSLPVKRGFTNIRRRQWNEVNLDQLALFPAGTEVTPDVLAQAKLIDPGKPIVLLGRGQTQSALIVKVHRVSRSARAKLEKAGGRVEILPA; encoded by the coding sequence ATGAATCTGCATGATCTCAAGCCAAGGCCGGGCGCCAAGAGGGCCCGGACACGCGTCGGCCGCGGCATTGCCGCCGGCAAGGGCAAGACGGCCGGCCGCGGCACCAAGGGCCAAGGCGCCCGCGCCGGCTCCGGAGGCAAGCTGTACCGGCAGGGCGGCAATCTGCCGTTCTACCGGAGCCTGCCGGTCAAGCGCGGCTTCACCAACATCCGCCGCAGGCAGTGGAACGAGGTCAACCTCGACCAGTTGGCGCTGTTCCCTGCCGGGACTGAGGTGACGCCGGATGTGCTGGCCCAGGCCAAGCTCATCGACCCCGGCAAGCCGATCGTGCTCCTCGGCCGTGGCCAGACCCAGTCGGCACTAATCGTGAAGGTGCACCGCGTCAGCCGAAGCGCCCGCGCCAAGCTCGAGAAGGCGGGCGGCAGGGTGGAGATCCTCCCCGCCTGA
- the secY gene encoding preprotein translocase subunit SecY, which produces MKRSPLRFLTISADIRNRLLISAGLLTLYRLVAHVPVPNINQAAIQAVVSGAGSQSQLLGLLDLLSGGTVTNFSVLAMGVYPYITAQIILQVLVPIIPSLQRRMEEDPREGRKWMERWTYLLAVPMATLQGYSQIRIFEQTAIAGGQVILVEPIGMNLATATMLISMTAGTMFAIWLGELISEFGIRNQGLSLIIFAGIVARIPAQFGRILADEQTRVALGLFMAALTVFTIFAIIIVQEGRRLIPVLYPGRRVGNRMSMPVRGTLPLMVNMAGMIPLIFAQAILTFPSILATFFVNAQAEFLRNLGLWLQNAVSPSNGAYWITYFIFVVFFTFFYTDVLFQQQNYGENLKRSGAQIPGVAQGVPTQRYLTRVLRRITLPGAFFLGLVAILPFLVTVFFPAAQAGGGLLITSAGLLIVVGVVRDVYRSIEAELKLRGYDSAVLVR; this is translated from the coding sequence ATGAAGCGTTCGCCGCTGCGCTTTCTGACCATCTCGGCCGACATCCGCAACCGGCTGCTGATCTCGGCCGGTCTGCTGACGCTATATCGCCTCGTGGCGCACGTGCCTGTTCCCAACATCAACCAGGCGGCCATCCAGGCCGTGGTATCGGGCGCCGGCAGCCAGTCGCAGTTGCTGGGCTTGCTCGACCTGCTCTCGGGGGGCACGGTCACGAACTTCTCGGTCCTGGCGATGGGGGTGTATCCATACATCACCGCCCAGATCATCCTGCAGGTGCTGGTTCCAATCATCCCCTCGCTGCAACGCAGAATGGAGGAAGACCCGCGCGAAGGCCGCAAGTGGATGGAGCGCTGGACGTACCTCCTGGCCGTCCCGATGGCTACCCTGCAGGGTTACAGCCAGATCCGCATCTTTGAGCAGACCGCCATCGCCGGCGGGCAGGTCATCCTGGTGGAGCCGATTGGCATGAACCTGGCCACGGCGACGATGCTGATCAGCATGACTGCCGGGACGATGTTCGCCATCTGGCTGGGTGAGCTGATCTCTGAATTCGGCATCCGCAACCAGGGCCTGTCGCTGATCATCTTCGCCGGGATCGTTGCCCGCATTCCCGCTCAGTTTGGGCGCATCCTGGCCGACGAGCAGACCCGGGTGGCTCTGGGGCTGTTCATGGCGGCCCTGACCGTGTTCACGATCTTCGCCATCATCATCGTCCAGGAAGGCCGCCGCTTGATCCCCGTCCTGTATCCGGGACGCCGGGTGGGCAACCGCATGTCCATGCCGGTGCGAGGCACCCTGCCACTGATGGTCAACATGGCGGGCATGATCCCGCTGATCTTTGCCCAGGCGATCTTGACCTTCCCCTCCATCCTGGCGACGTTCTTTGTGAATGCCCAGGCGGAATTTCTGCGCAACCTGGGCTTGTGGCTGCAGAACGCCGTCAGTCCGTCGAACGGCGCCTACTGGATTACCTACTTCATCTTTGTCGTCTTCTTCACCTTCTTCTACACCGATGTGCTGTTCCAGCAGCAGAACTACGGGGAGAACCTGAAGCGTTCGGGGGCGCAGATCCCGGGAGTAGCCCAAGGAGTGCCCACCCAGCGCTATCTCACGCGAGTGCTGCGCCGGATCACGCTGCCGGGGGCCTTCTTCCTGGGCCTGGTCGCCATCCTGCCGTTCCTGGTGACCGTGTTCTTCCCGGCGGCCCAGGCGGGCGGTGGGTTGCTGATCACCTCGGCCGGCCTACTGATCGTGGTGGGTGTCGTGCGCGATGTGTACCGGTCAATCGAAGCCGAACTTAAGCTGCGCGGCTATGACTCCGCAGTCCTGGTGCGTTAG